One genomic region from Brachionichthys hirsutus isolate HB-005 chromosome 24, CSIRO-AGI_Bhir_v1, whole genome shotgun sequence encodes:
- the LOC137911978 gene encoding LOW QUALITY PROTEIN: semaphorin-5B-like (The sequence of the model RefSeq protein was modified relative to this genomic sequence to represent the inferred CDS: inserted 2 bases in 1 codon; substituted 1 base at 1 genomic stop codon), whose translation MVTSGSWARLLSSCGLVLVACLPQQSAMKPADCSRRAHPVVSFQVLRPRMSQFSHPRAKDFSRLALDLRRDQLVVGARNFLFRLTLSNASLIQVTEWMPDEETMHSCLSKGKSEEECQNYIRVLLIRGSVLFTCGTNAFSPVCITRQLGNISQVLNTVNGVARCPYDPSHNSTAMVTEKGDFYAATVIDFSGRDPVIYRSLGNMPPLRTVQYNSRWLSEPNFVSVYEIGRFAYFFLRETAVENDCGKMVFSRVARVCKNDIGGRFLLEDTWTTFTKARLNCSRSGEIPFYYNELQSTFYLPELGLIYGIFTTNVNSISASAVCAFNLSAIVQAFNGSFHSQENPRTAWLSTPNPTPNFQCGTLEEGGPGGNLTVRRLQDAQRLFLMNDAVQPVTVDPLLTQDNLRFSRMVVDVVRGLDTLYHVMFIGTEHGTILKSLSIAKRSVHGCYLEELRILPDGKISTIRSLQILHSDRSLFVGLDDQLVKIPLERCSSYPSERHCVEARDPYCGWDHEQKRCTTIEDSSNSGQWTQNITDCPVRNLTQDGRFGVWAPWQPCNHDDGEGFVSSCMCRSRSCDGPVARCGGLECKGSPIQVANCSRNGGWTPWSSWGRCSSSCGVGFEVRRRYCNDPSPRHGGRVCVGQGREERLCNEKEPCPLPALWTAWGTWSQCSTECGGGVHSRTRLCQKGTSCAGCSAEYKACNLAACPEVRRNTPWTPWIPVNVSRDGSRQERRFRYTCRVLLPNPQQLELGRKRVETRLCPDDGSGACRADLLVVDKVKARAHWGSWEMWSGCSRHCSGGYRTRKRSCLMAEGRANLSACRGSPVEHQDCAEPCPVRGAWSCWSSWSQCSAGCGSGQSQRTRTCSNPRPVRGGDVCLGLNTEEALCNTHACEGMTAQNEGGGCDNDSLQHRXGGGVDQEAEASLCQGIITQSXTNITACHLMPPGQEDQTCGTFTLFQLAAVGSASFFAAALLSALAYSSCHRRNQTPAEPAATHPGTPNHLAYSKPGNATPKNERCIPMEFKTLNKNNLRVIDGACSHFPAPLPFSSRFPTACYPTGLAKLDFHADAPCRTCMHS comes from the exons ATGGTTACCTCGGGGTCGTGGGCGAGGCTTCTCTCCTCCTGTGGCCTTGTGCTGGTCGCATGTCTGCCGCAGCAGTCGGCCATGAAACCAGCAGACTGTAGTAGAAGGGCACATCCTGTGGTGTCCTTCCAAG TATTGAGGCCACGGATGTCTCAGTTTTCCCATCCTCGTGCAAAGGATTTCTCCCGGCTGGCCCTGGACCTTAGGAGAGACCAACTTGTTGTGGGAGccag GAACTTCCTCTTCAGGCTGACTTTGAGCAACGCGTCCCTCATACAG GTGACGGAATGGATGCCTGATGAAGAGACTATGCACTCATGCCTGAGCAAGGGGAAGTCTGAG GAGGAGTGTCAGAACTACATCCGGGTTTTGCTGATAAGGGGGTCGGTACTCTTCACATGTGGGACCAATGCTTTCAGCCCCGTCTGCATAACTAGGCAG CTTGGTAACATCAGTCAGGTGCTGAACACGGTAAACGGTGTTGCCCGATGTCCCTACGACCCAAGCCACAATTCCACTGCCATGGTAACGGAGAAGGGCGATTTCTATGCTGCTACGGTGATCGACTTCTCTGGACGTGACCCTGTCATCTACAGGAGCCTGGGGAACATGCCGCCCCTGCGCACCGTCCAGTACAACTCCAGATGGCTCAGTG AGCCTAACTTTGTCTCTGTGTATGAGATCGGCCGGTTTGCCTACTTCTTCCTGAGAGAAACTGCCGTTGAAAATGACTGTGGGAAGATGGTGTTCTCTCGCGTGGCAAGGGTCTGCAAGAACGATATAGGTGGACGCTTCCTTTTGGAGGACACTTGGACTACATTCACGAAGGCCCGGCTCAACTGCTCCCGCTCGGGAGAAATCCCCTTTTACTACAACGAGCTGCAGAGCACCTTTTACTTGCCAGAACTGGGCCTCATCTATGGGATCTTCACCACCAATGT GAACAGTATATCAGCTTCTGCCGTCTGTGCCTTCAACCTGAGCGCCATTGTCCAGGCTTTCAACGGATCCTTTCATTCTCAGGAGAACCCCCGCACCGCCTGGCTCTCCACTCCAAACCCCACACCCAATTTTCAG TGTGGGACACTGGAAGAGGGAGGCCCTGGGGGGAACCTGACCGTGCGGCGCCTCCAGGATGCCCAGAGACTCTTCCTGATGAATGATGCCGTTCAACCAGTCACAGTCGACCCTCTGCTCACGCAGGACAACCTGCGCTTCTCCAGGATGGTCGTGGACGTGGTGCGGGGCCTGGACACCCTCTACCATGTCATGTTTATCGGCACTG AGCACGGCACCATCCTGAAGTCTCTGTCTATAGCCAAAAGAAGTGTACACGGCTGCTACCTGGAGGAGCTCCGGATCCTGCCTGATGGGAAAATCAGCACAATCAGGAGCCTGCAAATCCTCCACAGTGACAGATCATTGTTTGTCGGGCTTGATGATCAGCTGGTGAAGATCCCCTTAGAGCGCTGCTCCAGCTATCCGTCTGAACG TCATTGCGTGGAGGCTCGAGACCCCTACTGTGGATGGGATCACGAGCAGAAGCGCTGCACCACCATTGAGGACAGCTCCAACTCTGGCCAGTGGACCCAGAACATTACGGACTGCCCA GTTAGGAACCTGACACAGGATGGCAGATTTGGAGTTTGGGCACCTTGGCAGCCTTGTAACCATGACGATGGAGAGGGGTTTGTCAGTAGCTGCATGTGCCGATCCCGCTCATGCGACGGACCTGTGGCCCGGTGTGGTGGGCTTGAATGTAAGGGCTCACCTATCCAGGTGGCGAACTGTTCCAG GAATGGCGGCTGGACTCCGTGGTCATCGTGGGGGCGATGCAGCAGCAGTTGTGGGGTGGGATTTGAGGTGCGGCGGCGGTACTGCAACGACCCGTCACCTCGCCATGGCGGTCGAGTCTGCGTTGGCCAGGGTCGAGAGGAGAG GCTGTGCAATGAGAAGGAACCTTGTCCTCTGCCGGCGCTGTGGACAGCATGGGGGACTTGGTCTCAGTGCAGTACtgaatgtggagggggggtgcatTCCAGGACCAGACTCTGCCAGAAGGGAACCAGCTGTGCTGGATGCTCCGCG GAGTATAAAGCTTGCAACCTGGCGGCGTGCCCGGAGGTTCGGCGCAACACCCCCTGGACACCATGGATACCAGTGAACGTCAGTCGGGATGGGTCAAGGCAGGAACGGAGATTCAGGTACACCTGCCGCGTGCTTCTGCCCAATCCTCAGCAGCTTGAGCTGGGCAGGAAGAGGGTGGAGACTCGGCTCTGCCCCGACGACGGTTCTGGAGCCTGCCGGGCTGACT TGCTGGTTGTGGACAAAGTGAAGGCAAGAGCGCACTGGGGATCGTGGGAAATGTGGTCCGGCTGCTCTCGCCATTGTTCGGGAGGCTACCGAACCCGCAAACGTAGCTGCTTGATGGCCGAGGGCAGGGCCAACCTCAGCGCCTGTCGAGGATCCCCGGTTGAGCATCAGGACTGCGCTGAACCCTGTCCAG TGAGAGGAGCCTGGTCTTGCTGGTCCTCCTGGTCCCAGTGCTCAGCTGGCTGTGGGAGTGGACAGTCCCAGCGGACTCGAACCTGCAGCAATCCACGTCCTGTCCGCGGAGGAGACGTCTGCTTAGGCCTGAATACCGAAGAGGCGCTTTGCAATACACACGCATGTGAAGGTATGACAGCACAAAACGA GGGCGGGGGCTGTGATAATGACAGCCTGCagcaccg gggggggggggtggaccaGGAGGCTGAAGCAAGTCTCTGCCAGGGCATCATCACCCAGTCCTGAACTAATATAACTGCTTGTCATT TGATGCCGCCTGGACAGGAAGATCAGACCTGTGGAA CCTTTACTCTGTTCCAGTTGGCAGCTGTGGGCTCGGCCAGCTTCTTTGCCGCAGCATTGCTTTCAGCTCTTGCCTATTCCTCCTGCCACCGCCGGAACCAGACTCCAGCAGAGCCGGCAGCCACCCACCCAGGCACGCCCAATCACCTCGCCTACAGCAAGCCAGGCAACGCCACGCCAAAGAACGAACGATGCATCCCTATGGAGTTTAAG ACACTAAACAAGAACAATCTCCGTGTGATCGATGGCGCCTGCAGCCACTTCCCCGCCCCACTTCCCTTCAGCAGCAGGTTCCCCACCGCCTGCTACCCCACTGGCCTGGCCAAGCTGGACTTTCATGCAGACGCCCCTTGCAGGACCTGCATGCACAGCTGA